Proteins encoded in a region of the Eulemur rufifrons isolate Redbay chromosome 15, OSU_ERuf_1, whole genome shotgun sequence genome:
- the LOC138395302 gene encoding glutathione S-transferase A4: protein MAARPKLHYPNGRGRMESVRWLLAAAGVEFDEEFLETKEQLQKLQDGNHLLFQQVPMVEIDGMKLVQTRSILHYIAEKHNLFGRDLKERTLIDMYVEGTLDLLELIIMHPFLKPDDQQREVVNMAQKAIIRYFPVFEKILRGHGQGFLVGNQLSLADIILLQTILALEEKIPNILSAFPFLQEYTMKISNIPTIKRFLEPGSKKKPLPDEIYVRTVYNVFMP, encoded by the exons ATGGCAGCGAGGCCCAAGCTCCACTATCCCAACGGGAGAGGCCGGATGGAATCCGTAAGATGGCTTTTAGCTGCCGCTGGAGTCGAG tttgatGAAGAATTTCTGGAAACAAAAGAACAGTTGCAAAAGCTCCAGGATG GTAACCACCTGCTCTTCCAACAAGTGCCCATGGTTGAAATCGACGGGATGAAGTTGGTGCAGACCCGAAGCATTCTCCACTACATAGCAGAAAAGCACAATCTCTTTGGCAGGGACCTCAAGGAGAGAACCCT gaTCGACATGTATGTGGAGGGGACACTGGATCTGCTGGAGCTGATTATCATGCATCCTTTCTTAAAGCCAGATGATCAGCAAAGGGAAGTGGTTAACATGGCACAGAAGGCTATAATTAGATACTTTCCTGTGTTTGAAAAG ATTTTAAGGGGTCACGGACAAGGCTTTCTTGTTGGCAATCAGCTGAGCCTTGCAGACATAATTCTTCTCCAAACTATTTTGGCTCTAGAAGAGAAAATTCCTAATATCCTGTCTGcatttcctttcctccag GAGTACACGATGAAAATAAGTAATATCCCTACAATTAAGAGATTTCTTGAACCCGGCAGCAAGAAGAAGCCACTGCCTGATGAAATCTATGTGAGAACGGTCTACAACGTCTTTATGCCGTAA